Proteins from a single region of Hydra vulgaris chromosome 12, alternate assembly HydraT2T_AEP:
- the LOC136088182 gene encoding uncharacterized protein LOC136088182 — MVQDYQSWTAFNIGQNKAASLVSYIGYTPVVDAPVTDIATIYTILHRSIINKLNLKYGVIVCDEAVYSKIQMVWWKEPEFSNGFVVRLGEFHTMMSFMTAIAKRFDGFGFKDIVIDCGLVAEGAIKGILTGKHYYRSIMVHKIMFEALSRLRFESFLNSLDVDNRREVEDFCLLLMELHGTSKFHWYIESGLFIEIRDICSPLSGQHIDIARNNYKHLKGLRLADYNNSEENLSIDILLRASYYWKFIENSIIRGATGPVAVKSKLGYLISGPMMVNRDQIDNSTVLTSHKNIKFNGATYEVELPFKIDPPAIGDNYNLCKSRFLALEKKLARDRDLFASYNNIIKDQLSKGIIEKVSNIGDVHYLPHRPVICEDKLTSKVRIVFDASACTSGPSLNECLFSRSSLTTVLYSILLRFRAKRIVIIADIEKAFLNIALAEKHRDLVRFLWYKDLFDLENYLKSADLSVYRLCRVYDLNASFDSVAEGLLFYNKAKSCLREGNFYLRIFEFNSMEINSLIKEDNPTSSDITKVLVDNKPYKRSILRFIASFYDPLGLVNPIIVRCKILFQSICKLKFGWNSLIGDDILIEWNDMINDLGSVPFIYVPRWDSKCVDNIQIIKFELYDFCDASLKAYGCCIYLRSSAEGYANSCQVTSKSRVSPLLKNTIPKLELRAMLLLANLFLVVYKKLSCVLNVSCIKLFSDSIICLNWVNDVPKKYETFVQKRLEKIRSLYDINFWSYVESERNPADIISRGCRFSTFQNNDLWFKGSSFLFNDFVSWPSFDLSKQGDSLSEVATLIT; from the exons ATGGTTCAAGATTATCAAAG TTGGACTGCTTTCAATATTGGTCAAAACAAAGCTGCCTCTCTTGTCTCGTACATTGGATATACACCAGTTGTTGATGCTCCTGTTACTGATATTGCAACAATATACACAATATTACATAGAAGTattataaacaaactaaatttgaaGTATGGAGTAATTGTCTGTGATGAGGCTGTgtattcaaaaattcaaatgGTTTGGTGGAAGGAACCTGAGTTTTCAAATGGATTTGTAGTAAGACTTGGCGAATTTCATACTATGATGTCATTTATGACTGCTATTGCTAAAAGATTTGATGGATTCGGTTTTAAg GATATTGTCATTGATTGTGGTCTAGTGGCAGAGGGAGCAATTAAAGGTATTCTCACAGGTAAACACTATTACAGAAGCATAATGGTGCATAAAATCATGTTTGAGGCTTTAAGTCGTCTTAGATTTGAATCATTCTTGAACTCCTTGGATGTTGACAACCGACGTGAAGTAGAGGATTTCTGCTTGTTATTAATGGAATTACATGGAACTTCTAAATTCCACTGGTATATTGAAAGTGGTTTGTTTATTGAAATTAGA GATATATGTTCCCCTTTGAGTGGGCAGCATATTGATATAGCAcgtaataattataaacatctTAAGGGTCTTAGATTAGCCGATTATAATAATTCTGAAGAAAATTTATCAATTGACATTCTATTAAGAGCAAGTTATTATTGgaagtttatagaaaattctattATTAGGGGAGCTACTGGTCCCGTAGCGGTTAAATCTAAATTAGGATATTTAATAAGCGGTCCCATGATGGTTAATAGGGATCAAATTGATAATTCAACTGTTTTAACTTCTCAC aaaaatattaagtttaatgGTGCCACATATGAAGTTGAATTGCCTTTTAAAATAGATCCTCCGGCGATAGGCGACAATTATAATTTATGCAAGTCTAGGTTTTTAGCATTAGAGAAAAAACTTGCAAGGGATAGAGATTTGTTTGCAtcttacaataatattattaaggaTCAATTATCTAAAGGCATTATTGAGAAAGTCTCTAATATTGGTGACGTTCACTATTTACCTCACCGCCCTGTAATATGTGAAGATAAACTAACTTCAAAGGTGCGTATAGTTTTCGATGCAAGTGCTTGCACCTCTGGCCCTTCGTTAAATGAGTGTCTATTTTCAAGATCATCACTTACAACTGTATTATATAGTATACTTTTACGTTTTCGTGCAAAGCGGATCGTTATAATTGCCGATATTGagaaagcttttttaaatattgcattaGCTGAAAAGCATCGTGACTTGGTAAGATTTTTATGGTACAAAGACttatttgatttagaaaattatttaaaaagtgctgATTTAAGTGTTTATCGACTGTGTCGAGTTT ATGATTTAAATGCAAGTTTCGACTCAGTTGCCGAAggacttttattttataacaaagcGAAATCGTGTTTGAGAGAAGGAAATTTTTACCTTAGAATATTCGAGTTTAATTCAATGGAGATTAATAGTTTAATCAAAGAGGACAATCCAACCTCAAGTGACATAACCAAAGTTCTTG tggACAATAAACCTTATAAAAGAAGTATTCTTAGATTCATTGCAAGTTTTTATGATCCTTTGGGATTAGTGAATCCCATAATTGTAAGATGTAAGATATTATTTCAATCGATTTGTAAGTTAAAGTTTGGTTGGAATTCACTTATAGGAGATGATATATTGATTGAATGGAATGATATGATTAATGATTTAGGTTCAGTACCTTTTATTTATGTTCCAAGATGGGATAGTAAGTGTGTAGACAACATCcaaatcattaaatttgagTTATATGATTTTTGCGATGCGAGCCTAAAAGCGTATGgttgttgtatttatttaaggAGTAGCGCTGAGGGATATGCGAATTCTTGTCAAGTTACTTCTAAATCTAGAGTTTCTCCTTTGCTTAAAAATACTATTCCTAAATTAGAATTAAGGGCAATGTTATTATTAgctaatttgtttttagttgtatacaaaaaattatcttgtgttttaaatgtttcttgCATTAAGTTATTTTCTGATTCTATTATTTGTCTTAATTGGGTAAACGATGTAcctaaaaaatatgaaacatttGTTCAGAAACGCTTAGAAAAAATTCGTTCTTTGTatgatattaatttttggaGTTATGTTGAAAGTGAAAGAAATCCCGCAGATATTATATCTCGCGGATGTAGATTTAGTACTTTTCAAAATAACGATCTTTGGTTTAAAGGTTCAAGTTTTCTATTCAATGATTTTGTTTCATGGCCTTCATTTGATTTAAGCAAGCAAGGAGATTCTCTGTCTGAAGTCGcaactttaattacttaa